One segment of Acetoanaerobium noterae DNA contains the following:
- a CDS encoding B12-binding domain-containing radical SAM protein, whose product MKALLIRPKPDKETIGLQHVMICEPLELEYLVSNVPEGLADEVTVKIYDFILEKKTFEQILLEEKPDFVGFTGYITHVRTIKQMARKVKLYNPNTKTAVGGVHAEVVGDDFLDESIDFIFRKNGIACFNAVLEGAVKNQDKAIIDERIKAIENQPYNYSYKHPDRKSVENYKKDYYYMFHNPCALIKTSYGCPYNCSFCFCKEITSGKYYARDIEDVVAEISKIPEKEIYIVDDDFLYNEDRLKKFIALIKENNIEKNYLVYGRADFIANNKELISELKKVGLRAVIVGIESIRKTDLDSYNKKTTVQINEACIEILRELDIELYATLILPMDFNKQDFRNLTNWLKDMKITFVNLQPLTPIPGTEIFKDYEKKLLVKRESYEMFDMAHVILKPQHLSVREFYSQMLISYYKVIMRPANSIRLLKKYGLKENLKMLKGSQRVSLQYLSKIIRG is encoded by the coding sequence AGTATCCAACGTACCAGAGGGTTTAGCTGATGAAGTAACTGTTAAAATATACGATTTTATTTTAGAGAAAAAAACCTTTGAACAAATATTACTAGAGGAGAAGCCAGATTTTGTAGGCTTTACAGGATATATAACCCATGTGAGAACCATAAAGCAGATGGCTAGGAAAGTAAAGCTGTATAATCCAAATACAAAAACAGCTGTAGGAGGAGTTCATGCTGAGGTAGTAGGTGATGATTTTCTCGATGAAAGCATAGATTTTATATTTAGAAAAAATGGCATAGCTTGCTTTAATGCTGTGCTTGAGGGAGCAGTAAAAAATCAAGATAAAGCTATAATAGATGAAAGAATTAAAGCTATAGAAAATCAGCCCTATAATTACTCCTACAAGCACCCTGATAGAAAGTCAGTAGAAAACTACAAAAAGGATTATTACTATATGTTTCATAATCCCTGCGCTCTTATTAAGACCTCATATGGATGCCCATATAATTGCAGTTTTTGTTTTTGCAAAGAAATAACTTCTGGAAAATATTATGCTAGGGATATAGAAGATGTGGTAGCTGAAATATCAAAAATACCTGAAAAAGAAATATATATAGTAGATGATGATTTTCTTTACAATGAAGATAGGCTGAAGAAATTTATAGCGCTGATAAAAGAAAATAACATCGAGAAAAACTACCTAGTGTATGGAAGAGCTGATTTTATAGCAAACAACAAGGAGCTGATAAGTGAGCTCAAAAAAGTGGGACTAAGAGCAGTTATAGTAGGGATAGAATCCATAAGAAAAACTGATTTAGATAGCTATAACAAAAAAACTACTGTCCAAATAAACGAAGCCTGCATTGAGATTCTAAGAGAGCTGGATATAGAGCTTTATGCAACCTTGATTCTTCCTATGGATTTTAATAAGCAAGATTTTAGAAATCTTACAAACTGGCTAAAGGATATGAAAATCACATTCGTAAATTTGCAGCCTCTTACTCCCATCCCAGGAACGGAGATATTCAAGGATTATGAAAAAAAGCTACTCGTAAAAAGAGAAAGCTATGAAATGTTTGACATGGCTCACGTGATATTGAAACCTCAGCATTTGAGTGTGAGAGAATTTTACAGCCAAATGCTTATAAGCTACTATAAAGTCATAATGAGACCAGCAAATTCAATTAGACTGCTCAAAAAATATGGTCTTAAAGAAAATCTAAAAATGCTAAAAGGCAGTCAAAGAGTAAGCTTACAGTATTTATCAAAGATAATAAGAGGTTAA